A genome region from Perca fluviatilis chromosome 20, GENO_Pfluv_1.0, whole genome shotgun sequence includes the following:
- the LOC120548969 gene encoding vegetative cell wall protein gp1-like, translating to MKEDLQHLHLQYPGMKFIFSGITQRRRWKARSPQPPGSSTQAPAPSPQPPVPSLQPPAPSLQPPASSPQPPAPSLQPPAPSPQPPGSSPQPPASSPQPAAPSLQPAASSPQPPAPSLQPPASSPQPPAHSPQPEPASPASSPQPQPPAPSLQPPAHSLQSPACSLQPQPPPQPAPQPPAPSLQPPAPSLQPAASSPSLQPPASSPQPPAPSPQPAASSPQPAASSPQPPASSLQPPSRVKDIDYWIES from the exons ATGAAGGAGGACCTGCAGCACCTCCACCTGCAGTATCCAGGCATGAAGTTCATCTTCTCTGGCATCACCCAGAGACGCAGGTGGAAGGCTCGcag CCCCCAGCCTCCAGGCTCCAGCACCCAGGCTCCAGCACCCAGCCCACAGCCTCCAGTCCCCAGCCTGCAGCCTCCAGCCCCCAGCCTCCAGCCCCCAGCCTCCAGCCCGCAGCCTCCAGCCCCCAGCCTGCAGCCTCCAGCCCCCAGCCCACAGCCCCCAGGCTCCAGCCCACAGCCCCCAGCCTCCAGCCCACAGCCTGCAGCCCCCAGCCTCCAGCCCGCAGCCTCCAGCCCGCAGCCTCCAGCCCCCAGCCTGCAGCCTCCAGCCTCCAGCCCCCAGCCTCCAGCCCACAGCCCGCAGCCCGAGCCTGCCTCCCCCGCCTCCAGCCCCCAGCCCCAGCCTCCAGCCCCCAGCCTCCAGCCCCCAGCCCACAGCCTCCAGTCCCCAGCCTGCAGCCTCCAGCCCCAGCCTCCGCCCCAGCCCGCGCCCCAGCCTCCAGCCCCCAGCCTGCAGCCTCCAGCCCCCAGCCTCCAGCCCGCAGCCTCCAGCCCCAGCCTCCAGCCTCCAGCCTCCAGCCCCCAGCCCCCAGCCCCCAGCCCACAGCCCGCAGCCTCCAGCCCACAGCCTGCAGCCTCCAGCCCCCAGCCCCCAGCCTCCAGCCTCCAGCCTCCA AGTCGtgtaaaggacattgattactggatagagagctga